The bacterium genomic interval GGTCTCGCCCGAGAGCCAGGGTTGCCCGGCGAGGGCCGCGTCCATGTCGTCGAGGAAGTCGAGATGGGCGTGGAGCGCGCCGACGAACTCGGGGGCCTCGACGCCGTGCTCGATCACCGAGCGACGCCGAGCGCGCTGGGCCGGGTCCGGGATCGCGGCGAGGTTCTTTTCTCGGACCTCTTCGGGCTGCTGGAGAAGAATCGCGCGCGGGCCGATCGCGAAGGTGATCACGCCGCATTGCGGATGCACCGAGTCGATCATCCTGGTCCACAGCCGGACGGCATGTCGTCCGGCCGGGTCCGTCGGCCGCAGGGGCTTCTCCGGATAGGCCTCGTCGACGTACTCGTTGATGAGCGTGCTCTCGACGAAGGCGCGGCCGTCGTCGACGAGGGTCGGGACGACGTGGCTCGGATTCAGCTTGACGTATTCGGGGTCGTGCTGACCGCCGCCGATCAGATCGATCTCGTGGGAGGTGTAATCGAGACCCTTGGCGTCGAGGACCAGGCGGACCTTCTGGGAGCAGGTCGAGGCGGCGTTGTGGTAGAGCTCGAGCATGGTGGGAGCGTAGCGTGCCGCGGGGTTCGCTCGGCTCGCACCCGGTCGGTATCTCTCAATGGCGACGACCGGCCAGCCGACTACCCTTCGAGGCGCACTTCTTCGAGACGCACGGTTTCGAACCGCGTTGGGGGACGCACTCGGCCGGACCATGGGGGATCCGCTCGAATCGCCCGCGAGCCCCGCGCAGAGAGTGGGGAAGCTTCGACGTGGCACCTGGGAATCCGGACGACGCGACATCGACCCGGCGTTGGCTTCCGCTCGCGGCCGGCGGCGCCCTGGCCGTCGGCGGCTTCCTGGTCGGGCAGTGGTCGGCCGCGGTCGACTCGATCCCCCACGACGTCGCTGCCGAGGACATCTCGGCGGAAGAGATGGAGGCCGCCCTCGACCACGTGATCCGGGTGCCTCTCGCCTTCGAGCGGTCGCGGGAGCTGATCCGCCTGCTCGAACGACTGACCCCCGAGAACATCGGCGGCGCGCTCCAGGTCGTGGCCGAGCACCAGGAGCTCTGGGATCCGGTCGACCTCCAGCTGCTGACCTCGGCCTGGACGGCGATGGATCCGATCGGTGCCGCCGAAGAGACGCAGACCTGGGTGCCGGAGATCCGGAGCGAGGTCGCCTTCCGGCTGGTGATCCGCGAATGGGCCACCGGAGATCGACAGCTCGAGGCCGTCGAATACGTCCAGACGCTGCCGGACGAGCGACTCTATGCCCTCGCGGGTGGCCCGCTCATTCGCGGCTGGGCCCTGTCCGGCGACGGCGACTACGCGCTCGAGATGGCGCGGCTGCTCTGGGACAGCCGGACCCGACTCGACGTCGTGGACGGATACTGTCGCGGCGTCGTCCAGAGCGAGGGGCCTGATCGGCTCCTCGAGATCGTGGAGGCGCTCGACCCCGCGCTCGAGGATGCCTTCGATCAGCGGCTGGCCCGGATCGGCCTGATCGTCGCCGCGCCTCTGCGTCCGGAGAAGGCGGCGGCGCTGCTTTCCAAGCTCATTCCGGGGGACGAGGAGCGGCAGGCGCGCTTCGAACCGGTCGTGCCGCGGATCGCCTCGAGCTGGCAGGACGAGGGCTTCGAGGCGCCGGCGGATTGGCTCGCGACGCTGCCCTCCTCGCGGTCGCGCAACAACGCGCTTGCGGCCCTGCTGCGCGACTGGCGGGCTTCGGCGCCCTCCGAGATGGGCAGCTGGTTCGAGGCCAGTCCGCTCGATCCGCAGCTCAAGGGCGACCTGCGGCGCGCGCTCGCGCCGCGCAAGGCGCGCGAGGTCGAGGTCGAGGCTGAGGCTTCCTGACCGACGTGCGGGTGGGCTCCGGCGGTCGAAGGCCTGAGGCTGGCGGCCGCCCACAAAGAAAGAGGCCGCCTCGACGATGTCGAGACGGCCTCTTCTTGGACTGTGCTTCGAGCCGACCCAGCCGTGAGCGGATGCTCAGGAGAGGGGGGCTCTCAGCCGGTTCCGCTTAGCGGCGACCGCGGCGAACCGCCATCGTGCCGAGCAGGCCGACGCCCGCGAGCAGCGCCACCGCCGAAGCGGGCTCCGGGGTGAACACGAGGTTCATGCCGGAGAGCTGGGCGTTGATCTGCTGGCCACCCGTCGCGTCGGTTCGCTTGGAGTAGGAACCCGCCACGAGGCCGACGTTGCGGCGGAGACCCGTCGCGAACGAGGACACGGCGTCGTGTCCGTCACCGATCATGGTGTTGGTGTCGAGGATCGTCGCCGCACCCGCCATCCGCGTCGCCTGACGCGTGATGGTGATGTTGCCGGTCGTCCAGGCATACATGTGCTTGTTGGACGTGGCGCTCGGGAGCGGGAACGGGCCGGGGCCACCGTTGGTGTCGAAGCCGACGACGATGTTGCAGCCCGGCGGCAGCGCGGGGGCCGCCGTCGAGGTGCAGAAGCCGCCCGGGAGCGGGTTGTGCGGGTCGAGACCGAAGGTCTTGAGCGTACCCGGAGCCTGGCCGCCCGCGACCACGTAGTTCCAGCCCGCGCCGTTCCGGATCGCCGGGTTGCCGAGGATGCCGTCACCGAGCGGGTTGACGCCGATGACCGGCGCCTGGGCGGGCGTGCCGAGGGCGTCGATGTTCGGGCCACCGATGAAGAGGTCGCCGCCACCATCGAGGAGGAGCGTCGCCGTACCGGAGAAGCCGTTACCACCGCTGTAGGTGACAGAGACGCGCTCGAGACCACCGTTGAACGTGTCGGTGATGGTCGTGTTGATCGCCTGGCGATACTGGTAGTTCGGGTCCGTCGTGGCGAGGCCGTTGTTCTGGCCGAACGCGTTCAGGTTGCCGACGGAGAACACGCGGTTCGCGAAGGCGCGGGTGTCGGCGTTGCCGACGAAGCCGCTGGCGCTCTCCGTGAGACCGCCGTTGAGGGTGCGGTCCGCACGCGGAGCGCTCGCCATGAACGAGGTCACGAGGTAGATCGCGACGTTGCCGAGCACCTGCGCGTCCTGGGTCCTCGTCTGGTTCATGAAGCCGGCCGGGAGCGTGAACGCCGAGCCGACCGCGCGCGGATCGCCGACGATCGAGGTCGCGCCGGGAACGCCGATGACGGGCGCCGTCGTGTTGCCTGCGCCCTGACCGAAGAACGCCTGTCGCTTGAAGTGGCAGCGCGCGTTGTCCGCGGAAGCGTCACAGGCCACCAGCGGCTGGTTCTGCGGGATGTTGATGATGATGCCGTTCGTCTCGTGGTAGTTACCGGCGAGCCCGACCGCGCCGGCATTCCCAGCGAAGCCAGCGATCATCGCGACGGCGAGTGCGCCGCGAAGCCAGTTCTTGAACATCGAGTTTCTCCTTCAGATTGAATTCGTCGGAAGCTCAGGTCGGGTCGCTCTCGTCACGCGTACGACCCGCTTGCACTTCCTCATCCGCCTCGCCGAGGCGCGGCGCATGTCCTGTTCGGAAGGGGCCCATGGCCCTCATTCCATCTCTCTCTTGATCTTGATGTGACCAGGGGCATCCGTTCGTCGCGGATGCCCCATGTCCCCCATTTGTCCCTGACGGTGATTCTGATGCGAATCGCCCCCGGGAAGAAACACGCTGCACCCTATCACGGCCGCCTGTGCGACTGGTGAGAATTATCAACGAGAAGTCGTCTTTTCGGACATTTCCGTGACGGGCAAATCATCGGCAAAGTCGCCGGTCGAGATCTTAAATCTCAAATGATTCCAGCGTTTTGAGGACATGAGTTGCGACTCTCTAGGTGGATCCTCATTGATCCCCCGGGGGCTCGCGAGTGTTCCTGAGGGGGCATCAGGTGTCGCGGAGTCGTGATTCGTCGCCCCAACTGCCCCCAGCCGCGGTGGCAGACGAGATGGACGAGGGCGCGACCCGGCCAAAGAAAGAGGCCGCCTCGACGGAGTCGAGGCGGCCTCTTCTTTTCAGGCCCTGCTTCCTGCCGTCTCTCCGAGGAGAGAGGCCCTCAGCGTGATGTGCCTATCGGCGTGCCTATCGGCGTTCCTACCGGCGTCGTCGGACCGCCATCGTGCCGAGCAGGCCGACGCCCGCGAGCAGCGCCACCGCCGAAGCGGGCTCCGGGGTGAACACGAGGTTCATGCCGGCGAGCTGGGCGTTGATCGCCTGAACGCCCGTGCCGTCGGTTCGCCTGGAGTAGGAACCCGCCACCAGACCGACGTTGCGGCGGAGACCCGTCGCGAACGAGGACACGGCGTCGTGTCCGTCACCGACCATCGTGTTGGTGTCGAGGATCGTCGCCGCACCCGCCATCCGCGTCGCCTGACGCGTGATGGTGATGGTGCCCGTCGTCCAGGCGAAGACGTGCTTCTGCGACGTTGCACTCGGGAGCGGGAACGGGCCGGGGCCGCCGTTGGTGTCGAAGCCGACGACGATGTTGCAGCCCGGCGGCATCGCGGGGGCCGCCGTCGAGGTGCAGAAGCCGCCCGGGAGCGGGTCGTGCGGGTCGAGACCGAAGGTCTTGAGCGTGCCGGGGGGCTGGCCGCCGGTGACCACGTAGTTCCATCCCACACCGTTTCGTTCCCGCTGGACGGCGCCACTGGGCGACGCGAGGGGGTTGACGCCGATGACCGGCGCCTGGGCCGGCGTGCCGAGGGCGTCGATGTTCGGTCCGCCGATGAAGAGGCGACCGCCACCGCTGAGGAGCAGGGCCGCCGTCCCGGAGAAGCCGCCCCCGCCGCTGTAGGTGACCGAGACGCGCTCGAGGCCGGCGTTGAACGTATCCGTGACGGTCGTGTTGATCGCCTGCCGGTAGTCGTAGTTCGGATCCGTGGTCGCGAGACCGTTGTTCTGGCCGAAAGCGCTGACGTTGCTGACCGAGAACACGCGGTTCGCGAAGACGCGCGTGTTCGGCGGGGTCACGTAGCCCGGAGCGCTCTCCGTCAGGCCGAGGTTCGTGTCGCGGTTCGCGCCGGGGGCACTCGCCGTGAAGAACGTGGTCAGGTAGATCGCGACCGCGCCGAGGACCTGGGCGTCCTCGGTCTGGCTCTGCGCCATGAAGCCCGGGGGCAGCGTGAACGCGGAGCCGACCGCACGCGGGTCGCCGA includes:
- a CDS encoding glutathione S-transferase family protein — its product is MLELYHNAASTCSQKVRLVLDAKGLDYTSHEIDLIGGGQHDPEYVKLNPSHVVPTLVDDGRAFVESTLINEYVDEAYPEKPLRPTDPAGRHAVRLWTRMIDSVHPQCGVITFAIGPRAILLQQPEEVREKNLAAIPDPAQRARRRSVIEHGVEAPEFVGALHAHLDFLDDMDAALAGQPWLSGETFGLADAAALPYVLRLRHLAMDTLVEARPRVGDWFARVESLPTFAKSVTDWLPEPVLAMFRANGEAVRAEVEKAAAARQAP
- a CDS encoding PEP-CTERM sorting domain-containing protein (PEP-CTERM proteins occur, often in large numbers, in the proteomes of bacteria that also encode an exosortase, a predicted intramembrane cysteine proteinase. The presence of a PEP-CTERM domain at a protein's C-terminus predicts cleavage within the sorting domain, followed by covalent anchoring to some some component of the (usually Gram-negative) cell surface. Many PEP-CTERM proteins exhibit an unusual sequence composition that includes large numbers of potential glycosylation sites. Expression of one such protein has been shown restore the ability of a bacterium to form floc, a type of biofilm.); translation: MYKHWLRGALAVAMIAGFAGNAGAVGLAGNYHETNGIIINIPQNQPLADCDASSDNARCHFKRQAFFGQGVGRTTAPAIGVPGATSIVGDPRAVGSAFTLPPGFMAQSQTEDAQVLGAVAIYLTTFFTASAPGANRDTNLGLTESAPGYVTPPNTRVFANRVFSVSNVSAFGQNNGLATTDPNYDYRQAINTTVTDTFNAGLERVSVTYSGGGGFSGTAALLLSGGGRLFIGGPNIDALGTPAQAPVIGVNPLASPSGAVQRERNGVGWNYVVTGGQPPGTLKTFGLDPHDPLPGGFCTSTAAPAMPPGCNIVVGFDTNGGPGPFPLPSATSQKHVFAWTTGTITITRQATRMAGAATILDTNTMVGDGHDAVSSFATGLRRNVGLVAGSYSRRTDGTGVQAINAQLAGMNLVFTPEPASAVALLAGVGLLGTMAVRRRR